The DNA segment GGTGTTGAACTCCGAAAGCATCGTCTCGCCCGACTGGTATCACAATGGCCAGACCGCGAGTGTGCGCGAAAGCGGTCAAGCCCTGATTCGCCACTCGATCGACGATATCGCCGTCGGCGGACCGCCCGGTTCGCTGAAGAAAAAGCGGCAGTTGATCGAAATGGCAAGCATCGACGGCGCGATCATTTTCGACGACGACCATATCCTGGCGATCGGCGCGCTCATCAAATCGCATTCCGAAGTGGGCAGCCAATTGGGTGCCCGAGCCACGGCGGCGCGATCTTCGTTCCTCTGGGGCGCGCGGCCAATCAAAGTCAGCTCCGACGGCGATGTGACGATCTATTTCAAGAGCACGGGCAACGACCAAGAATGCCCCGCCGCGATGAATTTTCTGTAATTCATCCCTGCCTCGAATTCATCCCTGCCTCGAATTCATTATTGCGCCGTCATCGGCTCCAGCGACCGTGTCCAGCGGCGCTCCGTGCGGTCCTTCCAAGCACCGCGGTGATAGGCGTAGCCGGTGATCAGCGGCACGGCCAAGGTGGCTTCGCTGAAGACCATTTGCTCAAATGCCGTGTCGACTTTGCCCCAGCTCGATGCTTCTTTGAGCGTCGAACTCGAAAGCGCCCCGTCGCGCACATCGGCCACGGTGATCTGCACCGCATATTTGTGCATTGGCGCTTCATGCCCCAAAACATCGGCCGCCACGACGACATCTTGCGCGAAATTCTTCGGCACGCCGCCGCCGATCATCAACAAGCCCGTCGTCGGACTCTTGATCTTCAACTGCGTCAGTTCATAAAAATCCTTGACGCTGTCGATAGAAACTTTCGCTTGATCGCCGCGGGAGTGCTGATGGGCCACCAGGCCGAAGCCGGCGGAGCAATCAGAAAACGCCGGACAAAAGATCGGCACATCGTGCTCATAAGCGGTCCGCACGATGCTTCCCTCGCCGCGGCCGTGCGTCTCGAGCCACGCGCCCATGGCATGAATGAACTCGCGCGATGAATAGGGCCGCGGGGCCAGCTCGTCGGCAATTTGCCGCGTCGTATCGTCGCAATGGC comes from the Pirellulales bacterium genome and includes:
- a CDS encoding deoxyhypusine synthase; the protein is MLDKRELLSQPIEHIDITRHDVVPFVESMRRMAYSARDLHRAAEIYDRMLGDPECGIILCLAGSLISAGLRQIFVDLIRFRMVDGIVSTGANIVDQDFFEALGFRHYMAAERFKSGLDDDQLRNLQIDRIYDTLIDEDELRHCDDTTRQIADELAPRPYSSREFIHAMGAWLETHGRGEGSIVRTAYEHDVPIFCPAFSDCSAGFGLVAHQHSRGDQAKVSIDSVKDFYELTQLKIKSPTTGLLMIGGGVPKNFAQDVVVAADVLGHEAPMHKYAVQITVADVRDGALSSSTLKEASSWGKVDTAFEQMVFSEATLAVPLITGYAYHRGAWKDRTERRWTRSLEPMTAQ